The following DNA comes from Lutra lutra chromosome 14, mLutLut1.2, whole genome shotgun sequence.
GTTATGGGCATTCCCACTCCATGATTTCTTTAGTAATTACCCACAGAATATCATTCCTtcttattttgtagttttaatttctagtaaataaggtttttaaaattaaaacttatttttagtaTTACTGAGAATACACTGGCAGAAGTGATTGTAAAATCTACATATTCTAGAACATTAAGTTTTCTCTGTGGcctaattttctttccctctctagaTTGATATTTGATTCTAAAACAGTAAGTGGAAAATCACCTTATGAGGGGTGGTAAAAGATACTATGAAAAGTGTTTATAATAACTAGAGttttggggggctcctgggtggctcagtcagttaaatgtctgcctttggcctaggccATGacccttggggtcctgggattgagccctgaattgggctccctgctcagagggagagcctgtttctccctctccctctgttgctccccctgcttgtactcagtctcctataaataaataaataaaatcttaaaaaaaaataactacagttTTTTATCGAAACTTTCTTTTCTACTTGtgaaacaaacataaaggaacctAGCAAGGATCACTGTGGTCTTTCATAACTGACAATGAGTCTTACCAGCTGCTGCTCCACGGGTGGTGGTACATCCTGACTGGCATAAACAATGGCAGGGTTGTAAAGACTGAAAACCACAGGGTAAAACACCTTCTTacctataaattaaaatatacagttATATCACACAACAAAGTCATAAAATGAAAGACTGATTAATACCGTGTTATCAATATTTAATACTGCTATTTCTTCGGTCATATATGGTGACTTTATcaatattgtattttgtcaattttCAGGCTACTAAACATCATGCTGATTTGATGAACATGATGATTTTATAATGTATCAGTAGCTACAAAATTTATAACCTAAAAGAGACTAAAAAACAGACTAAAGGGTATAACACACATTTACTCCATTTGACTTTGGAGAGATACACAAAAGTTTTCGGTCAGTTATTCTATAGGTGAGCTATTTACTACTCATCATTTCATCTGATTAGCAGTGATAGATGTAGGCTAACCTCTGACAATCACCAAGAACTCAGAAACATGTTAAATTCAAAATGAGTCACAGAAACAGTAAATCCAAAGAATACTATAAAATCAACAGATTTGTgcacaataattaaaatacagaattgcAGACAGATTTTGGTAAGAtttggaaaagttaaaaatacctGATCTAATAGCTTCTGCAGAAAATCTTGTCATTAGCATTCAAATTGATAGCAGTGAAGGGACCTGTGAAGACTAAGGAGCCCTCAACAGAGAAGCCCTTGCTAAGATGGGCCTCAGTTAGACATGATAATATAAAGTGCTCCGTAACCGTCAAGTACTTGTGGTAATGTGGCAGCCGTTCTATTACAAAATCCCTACTAGATGCTCATATCACCTTTGTTAAAACTCACTTAGGGATGGAATTTCAATTCCCAAGGAAAATCTATTTCtagacattaaaatatttcttttacattGAGCAAGTATGTTTCCTTCCACTTCCACATTGTGAACTTCATATTGTCTGGTGCAAAAAAAGTAAACCCAACCCTCATTTATTCACTAGGTGCTCAAAGAGTTCCTGACAATGATCcctaatgaaaataattaataggCTAATAATTTGCATGATATGAATAGTTCTACACAAAAAGCATTTATTAGGAGTTTTTTGGGcacagaaaattttcttttcacatttaaaataagatttgatttataaaaaaatcatttgctcatacattaaaaaaaaatacctataacATAAAGCAAAGTACAGTAAATGATCCCCAAATATGTAGTATGGATGCCAAGCACCATCTGTATCTAGGCTtcttcatgtgtgtgtgtctctgttggTACCACCTGCCTAAGGTAGAGTACTTCTTTCACACATCTCCATGTTGTCTGCTTGGCTCTTTTTCTGATAAGTGCTGCTTCCTCCTTGtcaattttaagacattttctttgcttttgtttatttgtattcaAATTCTGGCAATGGATTTGGCCACAAGAGAACAGGGGTATGAACTTCAGAGGGgcaaattttaacttttctacTTAATATTCCAGTTAAAGTATGCCTAATATAACTTTAAGAAAACATAATTAACTTGATCCAAAATATGGGACATGCTGACACTGTTCTCAATTTCTACACTCAACTCATCTACCAAGATTTTACGCACCTGGCTCAGCATTTAACCGGCAACTGTTAAGGAATTCAGCTGAGAAATATATATCAACATCACAGAAAAACATCAAGACCTCTCCCTTGTCCCAAGCTCGGGCACCCATATTTAGTCCTCGTCCACGATTAAATTCTTCATTCAAGGAGACCAAAGTGTAATTGTGAAAATTAGACTCACTAGAAGGAAAGCATATACAACAAAGGGTAAGTCCCACTTAAAATTTAACAACTCTCTTCTTTCAACAAGACttacaaaatatgttttatacttcaagtatttttcaattttggTTCTACAGTCATACAGGGAAAGGAAATTATCAGCTTCACATGTATGATCAACATCAGGGACGGATATTCATGAAATGGCCATATCTGAGGCAACATGTTTGTGGTGTGAGCTTAAAAAGTGTTGAGGGATCAATGCTCCTCAGGATCTTAAAAACTTATTGGGGAGATAAGGAATATACACATGGAAAAATGGCCATAATGTTTGGTAATAAACAATGCATTCCATATGAATGGTACATTCAAAGGGTGCTCTTGTGTTTTTTGGATCTTTGCTCACATGTCCTCTTATCGGAGGGATTCCCCTCATACCATTTGTGAAGTTGTCCCGACCTCCCTCTCTTTAATCTTTATCCCCCTGCCCAGCTTTGCTTTCCTCAGCAACACCAGACATGTTTGTTTGAGTGTCTCCCCCCATCCACTGGAACATAaactccatgagagcagggattttgttttgttcattattgTGGATATAGTGTACCTCCTCAAAGAGtaggagttcaataaatatttgctgaatgaatgaatgaacagcagTTCTGAGAAAAAAGATTGCTTTTGTCTGAGAGTAGTTAGAGACTAGAGAGGTTAGAAGCAGAATTAAAGTTATGCCTTGATTAAATTCCTGAATTCAGTAGTGAGTTTAAAGGTTATTCCAATTAATTATTCTCAAAGGCAAAGAGGTAAGAAAGTAGAAAGCATTTTAGAGAAAAGAGATTAGACAAATTGGATGAGAACAAAGGGATCCTAAATTGGGAACAATGAGAGAAGACCAGAAAAGGGTCAGACTGAGGAGTAGCTTCTGTGAGAAGTTAAAAGAAGTTGGTCAGTGTCCTTGAGGCAAGGAGTTTTTCTGCCAGGGTAGTTCTCACAGGGAAGTCCCAACACCCACAGCATCAGCCTCCCCCAGGAAAgcaatagaaatgcaaattcttgggccccaccccagacccctgAATCAAATTCTAGGGGTGATGCTGAGCATCTATGTCTCTCTTGGTAAAGTCACACCAGGGGACTCTGATGTTAAAGGTGGAGAACTGCTACGCTAGGATATGGCCAGATCAAAAAGGGTCATTTTAGGAAGATTACTCTTTATAAATGTATAGAATGGGAATGGAGAGATGGAAGCAAAGGCTCAAACAGTTTCCAGAGTGGACTCCATATGCTCCGAATGCCCACACTACCCTTCACATGGATATCAATCTCTCCCTTCTTTTGGGAAAACTGCTGATTACCGCGTCACACTCCCACCACCTAGTGGAGGAACTAATCATAGAACACCCAAACCACAGTAATTTCCTAGAGGCAGGGACCAGACTCAAGCTGGGCCAATCATAACACCCAAATCCCACCTGGCCATAGTGACTGACTTAAGAGTGGGCAAAACTCCTTCCCTGGGCTTTTCTCAACTGGATCTGGGAGAaagctctctcctctctgatgGCAAAGCTGAGAAGATGTGAGCCCAAAGCCGCCAACAGCCATATACCTCACATGTGGAAGAAGCCAATCTGCAACAGAATGAAGTCAACAtgcagagaaaaacagacaagaaGACAAGAGAATTTTCATGGTGCTCAAGTCTCTGGTTCCAGTCCCTAAAATATCAAAGCTGTTTTggtttttctccccaaatttgGCTGTAATAATCCCTTCAGTTTGGGGACTATCCAAGATTCTTCCATTAACACTCCCAGCTTCCTTAAGCAAGTTCAAGATGGGTATCTATCATGTGCCACAGAGGAGTCTTGAGTAATGCAGTGATAGCTTCAGTGGTACCAATATAAGTACCTGGCATTTAGTGGGTGACCTGAAAATggtgaagagggaagagaaggaaagaaatgaaggagggggAACCTGAGTTAGGTTGGTGGCAGTAGCAGGGAAAGGACAGGGAAAAGGTCCTGGGCAGTAAGAAAGAACTGACTAGAGGTAAAGAATGAAAGATGCTAGCTCTCAGACATGAAGCCCAGGGGATCATGAAAATGGTCTTAGTCTGAACTGAAAGAGGGCCACCAAGTGAAGCAGCTAGtgtgaagggggaagaaaagacagtatttgtttttttaatacatgtgCTGTGAGAGTCCCTTTGGGGTAGGAACTATAACACTCTCTTCTGTGCTCATCTATTCCAACCACCCCAGTTAAGACTCCCGAGCAGTGTACCTGGAACATAGTCGGTGGGACTCAAGGAATGTTAGTTGAACAATTCGAGAAGAATGGCCGGCCAAATCTGGACTCTTAGGGAATGGCCACAACTAGCAGAAAGGTAAAGAAGCAGGTAAAGGATACAGAGTTGGCTTGGTCTGAAAAGACAATCAACCTAAAATTTTACACTGTAacatatttacatttacaaaatatattcattttacaaaCATCAGAGGAATATGTTAAGAAGGAAGTACTGGTTAGGCATCAAATGTAAAAAGTGACCAAAGAGGATGACAGAAAAAAGGCTGAATTTGGCAGTTAGGTCAAAACTTTGGGCCTATAACTTAGAGATGAAAAGGCTGAAAAGCTATAGAATTAATGTCAGAGTATTAAGGAAttactaattcattcattcaaacctctgtgtacctactatgtgccaggtactatgtGAGTTGTCTGATTAGAGAACTACTGTTCGGTGAGGTTTAGCTATGAAAGAACAGAAACCTACCAGCAGCTACTGGTACTACAGAGTCAGGTGGTGGTGGCTTAAGGACAGGAGAGACCTAAGCATTATTTGCAGGGCAAGAAGAAGGAACttgggaaaatggaaggaaagaaaggtgagAAGTGAGAGAAAAGCTTAGGAGATGACATCAAAGTGAAGGGATTAGATTTAGAAAAAGGGGAAGAGTCCAACAGAAGGGAACGAAGAAGTAATAAATGGAGGCAAATAAATGAAGGTGGCTGGGCCACACAGTGAGAGGGCTTGGATCATGCCAGGCTGGCTGCCAAGAGGTCAGGGAAGACGAATCATTTAGAGTTGCATGAGTGAACTGAGGGGTGAAAGGAGGAACTTACCAGTACCACTACTCATTTGCTCAGCCAACTTTTAAACAGCAGCTATTAAAAATCAACTCATTAtggtgtgaagtgtgtaaacttggcgattcacagacctgtacccctggcgctaataatacattatatgtttataaaaaaaaatcaactcattAAATATCTGAAATTCTCATTCTTCTAATGTTATGTATCAAGACTTCAATTTGGACATGGCTCACCAACCTTGTGACAGATTCTAGGATAGACTTGACTTTAGATAATCCTTCTTTACCAAAATACACCACTGTGAGATGAATTCTCTTGTCCTGATGAATACACACATCCCTaacagaattgaaaaataaagttcattcaaaaaaatatataaggcacTACTCATTCAGAAAGCAATCACATGAAGTTTTAACAAAACAAGTGAGGCATTACTCATTTAGAATGACACTGCATGAAGctttaagtaaatataaaagtGGCAATATTGCTGAATTATTAATGACATAATAATATAAGCAAATGCATAACAATATAACCACATGAATACAGTCCTTGAAGGTCTACAGAAGTTGCTTTATTCCAAAATTTTGAAACTTTTGCTTTGGTATTGCCTTTAGAAGCAAATTACAAGCTACTCAAGGAAAGAAgtctaaaaaccaaataaataaatattcaagttGTTAGTCAAGAGTTATTTTGTCCTCAGACTGGCTAATTCCAGAAATTATACCTCTCATCAAGGAATAAGTACCTGCCATGGCTGAGATTACTTACTGTAAAGAATAATGTAGCATCTGAAAGCAATTCCaagaaaagcagtaaaaaatacTTTAGGAAATCAGATCTCAGGTGAGCAATTTCAAATAGGCAAAACTCATTTGGAAACATGATTTCTAGATATTCTGCTACAGAGCAgcattaacttttatttatttatttattttaaactttttttttttaaagatttatttattggacagacagagatcacaagtaggcagacaggcaggaagagagagagggggaagcagtctccccactgagcagagagcctgatgtggggctagatcccaggaccctgagatcatgacccgagccgaaggcagaggcttaacctactgagctacccaggcgccccaaacattaACTTTTAAATCCAATGATTTCAATATGAGAATAAGGATTGGGATTATAAAGCATTAAAACtagcatattaaaatattaaaaacatggcAATTGttaaacaaaaaggcaaaactttCCTCACACAGCTACCCTGATACATACTTGTTAACATTTTAACacttcagcattttaaaatatccaaatttaatgacaaaaaaagaaaaaaattattttaaaaattattatagtcTCTGCTTCTCAAGATGGAATAACTCTCATTTTTAgttaaatgtttgtatttctaaaattatttcaatgttAAAATTCCAATTGTTCTTAGGGAATTTTCTGGAGAAAAAGCAATGACCTGTCCTGTATGTTCACTGGGAAAGCAATTATGAGCATAAAGGTTTGTCAAAAGACATGTAACCTGTACCCTTAAAATATGTGGGTTTGATTGTATGTAAATTGTGCCtcaataagttatttttaaaaattcaactcatCCTAAAATGAACTCACACACAATTATAAAGTTCGTCAAATATAGTTTCTAATAGTTGTCACTCTCAATTTACTTCAAAATTCAAATTGCCAGggaagcctaggtggctcagttggttaaacagttggttaagcagctgccttcggctcaggtcataatcccagcgtcctgggatcgagtcccacatcgggctccttgcttagcagggagcctgcttctccctctgccactgcctgccactctgtctgcctgtgctcactctctctgacaaataaataaaatcttaaaaaaaaattcaaattgccAATAACACAATATATtatacatgctttaaaaaaaaagagtatcaaaaACTAAGATTCCCCAAAGCCTATAAAATTACTCTGGAATTCTAAGTAATCACACTCAGTGAAGATAAATTAAGCAAATCTGcatgaaatgtgattttttagaAGTGCTTAGCCAAATCATTAAGCCCTGAGAGTTACCTGAAGTTCTGCATAAACTGCGCAAATGCTTCAGTTCTTTCAGCAAGTGGCACAATGATATTAATAATTGATCTAGTAATGTCAATCAGCTCGCTCTTCACTTTCATGAGAGGTCCAAAAGGGCGGAAGAGGGTCACATGCCTATATTCCATAAGGtctgctttcttaaaaaagagtTCATACTGTGTGCCTTTATCTCTCTCGGTGCGATAATAACCTAAAGGAGAGAGTTAGGGACAAAGATGTCTCCATGTCAAAGTTTATAAATTCAATGTGAATATTGATTTTACTCAAAGATCAAAAGTACAAAACCAGACATGtagtgtttttaatcattttgtgaaaataattatCCCTATTGTACAgttgaaaacaattatttttttaaaagaagaggttACAAAAAATGTTCACTCCTCTATTATTAGTCAATTCATAAATATGTTCCAAATCACAATTATTCCTTTTTACATATGAGTTTTTTAGTAGTAGAGCCTATCAACACAGTAATcatatgatgaaaataaattacttctaCCAATACTAAATTCTAGACCTGAGAGTCAAAACTTCTATTGCTTGGTTCAGTTCAACTAAAATGAATGGAGTGCCTTCATGTCACTCATTGGTGGTATAAAGAGGGCTATACAGTCCTGGTTTTGAGGAACAGTCAGTctagtgagggagacagaaaaataaggaaataaaaatacagtgataCATTTTTCActctacaaacacacacacacacacacacacacacacacactcattctctctctctctctctctctgaagagagtgaagtcagacaaagaaaaattagtacAGATTTAAACATGGTGATTTGAGGTAACTTCAGGAGAAAAGTTTGGAAGTCTCCTGggcaatctgatttttaaatgtacattcaGGAGAGAGGGAAGACCTATAGATGCGTGAGTCAGTCAATATCTgggaataaaataatgaatgagataGACCAATCCACTCTCTCCTGAGGCTGACAACAGCTTAAGAGAACtacaaatcaggaaatgggcaACATCATATACTATGACAAGTACTATGAGAGGGGACACAGGTAGAGGTTATAAGAGAATATAGGAAGTACCATTATCTTAAGACTTGCAGGTTAGAGATGACTTCTAAGTGAAGTGATATCTAAGCTAAAGTCTGGAAAAGGAATAGGACTTActgaataatgaatattttttatttttgccagggGGCTAGCAGAGTGGAAAAAAAGTGGGGGACAAAATTATGTTCCATGCAGAGAAAAATCCTGTCAGTGAAAGAATCAAAAAAGAGTTATAAGATAAGCAGAAGCTGTAGAATATAAAACTGACATGGCTTCCTTCCTTTATTAAGGCAGATGTGAAGACATTTTATACTTTAGTGAGTTATTTCCTTAGCAGCTTTCAGTTCTGCTATAAGCTACAAATAtggtaaaaagacaaaaagctgAATTTGACAAAAAATTCGAAGAGTTTTGACAGAAACAGCCCATTCAAAATTGCACTAAGtgacaacaaaaaaaagaagtgactacAATGAAAAGATAGCTGAAGTACCACGGAAAGCACAATGCCCTTCCTGATGGCCTCCAAAGGTCTTAAGGTGCTACTACACTGTAGTATAGCAAGTACTATCCATGATGATTCAAGCCCAAAGAAATTACATGTGGTATACTGTTCATAAAATCAAGCAAAGAGAACTTTCAAGACAGATTTATATCCAAAATGGTTTTAAGTTTGTCACTAAATATCTGGCAGGAGATATTAAGATGGAGATGGGTGGGGATCTGTATTTCTATTTATACCAATCAGCAAATATCTTAAGTTTACAGAAGTGTTCCTCAACTTTTGAGTCATACTTCATCTTGATATGTATACATTCCATGCCCTTTCTGCAGTCTGTATTAGGAAAACAggttatttctttactttttcaaatacCAAATTTGCTTTTCAAAACTATATATGCCCCCTTGATGTTCTGACATGTGGTTCTCCTCCCCCTAAAATATAGAATCACCATCAATCTACTaaattagggtttttttccttcctttatcaaATGGTTTTCAAATCATGAACCTTagttcatatattttgaaaaatacaaaaagggaacATCAAGACCAGATAAGAATGCAAAAACATACATGTAGAAATACATGTATAGCCCTAAGAGCCCTTCAACTTGAGCCCTGTATAGTATATTCTTCTATATAAACTTAGATTTATTCTATTTCCCTGTCCTCTATTTTATTATGGTCacattataacttttttttaaaaagccacttcaAATTCAATATTTGAGTaaaaactcaaatattttaatactgtaaATAATGACTGACTTATAATACCAGCATAGAGTAATAGAATTGTCATACTAACATAATTATGGATTAACATATTTTTCACATTACCTTCTATGAAGTCATTTTCATTAAATACCATTTTCTCTCCAAGGGGACCATCTTCATCTTCCTGTTCATCATCTTCATCAGGATTATTAATGACCTCCAAGCCAGCTTCAATGACTTCTACCAATTCATCTCGCTTGTCTTTTCTAACTGGCTTTTCCTCAGGATGGCGAGTGAGACCCATTTCCAACTGGAATACTTTCATTAAGGTAAAACTTTCAAAGGGAATGACTCCATACTCACTAGGTAATTTGGCTCCTATGCTAACTTCAGCTTTGTCAATTTGGGAATGAAGAAATTCTAAAAGATCACTAGGTGTTTGTTCTTTGTTGCCTTGATAGCCTATGCCATTAGCCCCCACACTTTTTCTCTCTTGCAGTGATCTCATCTTCTCACTCATTTCTTGCAATTCTTGTTTTAGTTGGGCAATTTGACGTTTTAGACTGGTAGCCCTGGTTTGATAATGTTCTTCTTGCTCCTGTAGGAGGGCTTGATAATACTCTTTACCATAATTTTCCCCAACAACACCAGGAAGAGGTGCATTTCCATCAGTTTGGGGGGCACATTCCAGGAGGTACAAAAATAATACCAAACTGCAGAGTAAAGCGAGACCCAAGAGTAGCCAGTGGGTCCGGGTCTGAAGAATCAATCCTCTTCTGGGCATTCTTATTAATGTGGACTTGCCTAACAAGATAAGTTCTTTGGTTGTTCATACCTTTGCAAAAAGTTatcaaaaattaacaaaatcagaaTTTCCATTAAAGGTACCAAAATGAACTCTGTTATAgcttaaaaaatttcttccttcagCAGTGAAGACTACTTGCAGAAATGAGAAATAGTGCATACTTCCTGTATTGTTATCATGATATCCAGAATAATGAAATCTTATCTATAGAATCAGATAAAATTCCATAATATGGGTGGTGATTTTCCTGAAAGAAACAGATAGAGTCGATCAGAGTTGATCAgaatcttctttctttgttttttttttttaaattttatttatttatttgacagacagagatcaaaagtaggcagagaggcaggcagagagagaggaggaagcaggctccctgccaagcagagagcccgatgcgggcttgatcccacgaccctgtgatcatgacctgagccgaaggtagaggctttaacccactgagccacccaggcaccccagaatcttATTTCTTTAAGTGTATCAAATTGTTGGTAGTTTTGATAAACTTAGTGATGTGACTACTCTATGTAGAACACCATGAGAAGTGCTAATACAATGTAGAATATTCAGTAAATGcttgaagaaaatattaagagaaatatCTTATAAAACACTAAAATCCCACATTTAATACTTTTAACCACAATGTCTACACAACCATAATCTCCTGAATGAATCAAAGAAGCATTTAAATTATGTTTAGCATACTTTGTTACAGAGATATTACTGTttctaattatttgaaaattttaacatttataactttttattaacACAATATTTAGATCAATATGCCATTTCCCGCCTAGTGTATATCACCATTTGGGAACTGAGTTTccataaattgtttttttttatattgataatgGCTTATTAGGGACAGATATTTTCTTGAGTTTATTCAATTCAAgcattctatttcattaatttctatggCTGAACCCAACCAATAAAAGAGCCTTAAAATTAAGTATGTGTGTTAGGGGAGAGACAATTCCAAAAGGTCACTGACATCTGGAAAACacattaagaaacatttttacatCCAAAGTCCTCCCATAGATTATTTGAGCATTAGATTACCTAATTCTTTCCACTGTATTACACAGCACCAGATTTCCTACAAGTCTGGAAAGGTTTAGagtctatttaaagaaaaaacatgaccattttaatgtttatctactgggaaaaaaattaaaaaaccatttaaaataaatgtaaaatcacaCACTACTGTTCATACTATAACCAGTTGTGTGAGctcttccatatttctttttaaactaagaatccttaattttataaatagagAATGTTAAATTTAGGAGACAGGAGGCCTCCACTGCAGAGAGAACTTTCATTCTAACAACGTATTTGTCAAGGATGTGTGATATTCCAGCGGGATTTTAATAGAGATGGTTTCTACCAGTGCAGCAGAACTTAGGGGAACTTATGGGGGAACATCAGTCCTAGTCACCTTCTCAGTGATTAGGAAAGCcttaatgccttttctttttcctttttttttccttgtggcaCATATCTGTATAAAAATGTAGGATAGATTCAAACTTCTTATAGCTAGCAGACCAAAATAATGGACTTAAGTACCCTTAACCACTTATTACTTTCAATAAACAAATGATAACCAAGTATCATGAAAATTTTAATCTACTAAAAGAAGTTTTAATATGATGCCATTTGTTTTATGATTGTAAAGCTTGTTTTaagtgatgcagaaaaaaataggaaaaaattttgGTATAAAGAGAagtatctaattaaaaaataagaatgcaaaGTTAATATTAGTCCTAGGACTTTA
Coding sequences within:
- the CSGALNACT2 gene encoding chondroitin sulfate N-acetylgalactosaminyltransferase 2 isoform X3; this translates as MPRRGLILQTRTHWLLLGLALLCSLVLFLYLLECAPQTDGNAPLPGVVGENYGKEYYQALLQEQEEHYQTRATSLKRQIAQLKQELQEMSEKMRSLQERKSVGANGIGYQGNKEQTPSDLLEFLHSQIDKAEVSIGAKLPSEYGVIPFESFTLMKVFQLEMGLTRHPEEKPVRKDKRDELVEVIEAGLEVINNPDEDDEQEDEDGPLGEKMVFNENDFIEGYYRTERDKGTQYELFFKKADLMEYRHVTLFRPFGPLMKVKSELIDITRSIINIIVPLAERTEAFAQFMQNFRDVCIHQDKRIHLTVVYFGKEGLSKVKSILESVTSESNFHNYTLVSLNEEFNRGRGLNMGARAWDKGEVLMFFCDVDIYFSAEFLNSCRLNAEPGKKVFYPVVFSLYNPAIVYASQDVPPPVEQQL
- the CSGALNACT2 gene encoding chondroitin sulfate N-acetylgalactosaminyltransferase 2 isoform X1, which encodes MPRRGLILQTRTHWLLLGLALLCSLVLFLYLLECAPQTDGNAPLPGVVGENYGKEYYQALLQEQEEHYQTRATSLKRQIAQLKQELQEMSEKMRSLQERKSVGANGIGYQGNKEQTPSDLLEFLHSQIDKAEVSIGAKLPSEYGVIPFESFTLMKVFQLEMGLTRHPEEKPVRKDKRDELVEVIEAGLEVINNPDEDDEQEDEDGPLGEKMVFNENDFIEGYYRTERDKGTQYELFFKKADLMEYRHVTLFRPFGPLMKVKSELIDITRSIINIIVPLAERTEAFAQFMQNFRDVCIHQDKRIHLTVVYFGKEGLSKVKSILESVTSESNFHNYTLVSLNEEFNRGRGLNMGARAWDKGEVLMFFCDVDIYFSAEFLNSCRLNAEPGKKVFYPVVFSLYNPAIVYASQDVPPPVEQQLVHKKDSGFWRDFGFGMTCQYRSDFLTIGGFDMEVKGWGGEDVHLYRKYLHGDLIVIRTPVPGLFHLWHEKRCADELTPEQYRMCIQSKAMNEASHSHLGMLVFREEIETHLHKQAYRTNSEAVG
- the CSGALNACT2 gene encoding chondroitin sulfate N-acetylgalactosaminyltransferase 2 isoform X2, coding for MPRRGLILQTRTHWLLLGLALLCSLVLFLYLLECAPQTDGNAPLPGVVGENYGKEYYQALLQEQEEHYQTRATSLKRQIAQLKQELQEMSEKMRSLQERKSVGANGIGYQGNKEQTPSDLLEFLHSQIDKAEVSIGAKLPSEYGVIPFESFTLMKVFQLEMGLTRHPEEKPVRKDKRDELVEVIEAGLEVINNPDEDDEQEDEDGPLGEKMVFNENDFIEGYYRTERDKGTQYELFFKKADLMEYRHVTLFRPFGPLMKVKSELIDITRSIINIIVPLAERTEAFAQFMQNFRDVCIHQDKRIHLTVVYFGKEGLSKVKSILESVTSESNFHNYTLVSLNEEFNRGRGLNMGARAWDKGEVLMFFCDVDIYFSAEFLNSCRLNAEPGKKVFYPVVFSLYNPAIVYASQDVPPPVEQQLVHKKDSGFWRDFGFGMTCQYRSDFLTIGQYDFEALYMLDQKVEVPHLF
- the CSGALNACT2 gene encoding chondroitin sulfate N-acetylgalactosaminyltransferase 2 isoform X4, producing the protein MPRRGLILQTRTHWLLLGLALLCSLVLFLYLLECAPQTDGNAPLPGVVGENYGKEYYQALLQEQEEHYQTRATSLKRQIAQLKQELQEMSEKMRSLQERKSVGANGIGYQGNKEQTPSDLLEFLHSQIDKAEVSIGAKLPSEYGVIPFESFTLMKVFQLEMGLTRHPEEKPVRKDKRDELVEVIEAGLEVINNPDEDDEQEDEDGPLGEKMVFNENDFIEGYYRTERDKGTQYELFFKKADLMEYRHVTLFRPFGPLMKVKSELIDITRSIINIIVPLAERTEAFAQFMQNFRDVCIHQDKRIHLTVVYFGKEGLSKVKSILESVTSCGHSLRVQIWPAILLELFN